Genomic window (Helianthus annuus cultivar XRQ/B chromosome 3, HanXRQr2.0-SUNRISE, whole genome shotgun sequence):
AAGCACTCATTGATTAATCGTGCGAGTTATCCCTTTTCTCGAACCTTTCATCGTTAACAAATCTAGTTTCTTTTTACCTTATTCGGCTTCTATAGGATTTGACCATCCTTAACGTTGCCATGTGCGGTGGCCGGTAGCCAGATGGTGAGTGGACACCTGACGCCTCCCATCATCGAGGCGATTGATCTAATTATGCATAGAGTTGACTCAAGAGAAATGATTGAACTATGCATAGTAAGCTTCATGTGTTGGCTCAGTTAAGCCAACTCACTGACCTAAATGTCAATTTAGTGAGATTCTTTCTTGTATGGTGGAGATTAAGATAATTGTCAATCATAAAGGGGTTTGAAAAgtatttatattttttagtttatttttgcTTTTCTAAACCCAACGGTAGAATGATACTTTATATAACACATCAATAGGAGAAGGCGTTTGAAaagtatttatatttttttagtttatttttgcTTTTTTAAACCCAACGGTAGAATGATACTTTacattaattttatatattttctagCGACTTTTACAGAAAAGTATTAAGATTTCAACCAAGACCAAATCCTCAAGTTTTTATAACAAAACCCAACTTATTTTAGAGAATCaacacgtgtttatcccatttgccTTTTATAATTTGAAAAGGATCCAGCGGATAGTGAATTCTCTTTTTCCTTATACCTTAACCGGGAATGATTGACCTTCGGATTCAAATAGGATCGGTTCGTCTCTTAAGAGTCGCTTCGTCTTTAGTAGGATCAGTTTTGCAATTTAAAAGGGGGTGGCggtgcagcttgttgcccgtttacctgtCATTTGTTTGTAATTTATTGTTATGGCTTTTTTATGAAACAAATGAGAACTAAAAACCCAAAACTTCAAAACATATGTATAAAAGAGAACATGTGTATaatctaataaaaataaaaagaagatACAAACAGAAACCACAAGAATGTAAATTCCACTTTACTCTAAACAAATTAATACATTGAATACAACATGAACATCCCCAAATAAAATTAAAGAATCAATGATAATCGATCTATATACATAATACGCCGTTACAAATCCATTGAATCTAACACGGTTGATTCAGTTCAACTCAAATCAtccgaaaaaaaataaaataaaaaataaatgaacgaacatgaacaaaacaataacccaattcaactttgagccaaattAACGAACCCACCCGACTTCATCATCTCTTTAAACTCATTAAAACTAACTCTACCATCACCATCCACATCAACCTTCATAATCATCCTTCTACAATCATCCACCACCTTCCCTTGTTTCAACCCCAACGACTCCAACACCGATCTCAACTCCTCAACCGCGATAAACCCGTCTCGATTCTGATCAAACACATTAAACGCCTCCATCATATCCTCCTCATTCTCCTGGTTATCCATAATCTCTTTATACAAGACACCAAACTCGTCCAAATCTACACACCCGTCGTTGTTAATGTCAACTTTGTCGATCATGCGAACCAAGTCTTCATCCGAGATGAATATTTTCATGTTTTCTAGTGACTCGTTGAGCTCGTGTTTGGTGATTGTTCCGTCGTTGTTCTTGTCGAACATTTGGAAGATGCGTTGGAGTTGATCCGGGTTCATGCGGGAGGTTCGTGGGGTTTGAGGAGGTTGAGAGGGTTGAGAGACGGTGTCGTTTtggatttgttgttgttgttgttgggtgTGGGATTTAGGGAGGTAGTGGCGGAGGTTTTTGGGGAGGAAAGAGAGGAAGATTGAGTAGATTAGGTTGTACAAAAGGAAGATTCTCGGCATTGTTGTTGTTaaggtttgtgtttgtgtttgtgtttgttgaaggtgttgaagaagaagatgaggaaGTGAATGGGGGGAGGGTGGTTTTATAATAAGAGTCCGGCATGGTGGGAGGTGGGCCATGAGTGTGTATCATTTATTAAGAGATTTAGACTTTAGAGGATTAGATGGATAATAATATAATGGAAGCCGATAACGTTCTGGTGTATTGGTAGCCTCGTGACCTTTTAAAGTGGAGGTTATAGGTTTAAGTTTTATCAGGAGCAAAAATGTTATGGTTAAGCAAGGGGTTTTTACCATAAGAGGGGACGGGGCGGTCCGTTATGGACCCCCGAGCACGCGTGATCATCAATAAGCACACCGCCGCCGCCCATAGTTTAACGCGTGTTATTATTAACGCGTAATGTGTATAACGCGTGGAAAACTCAAAAAATCGACCGTTTGGGTGATGACCGTTGGTTTCAACGgtaactttaataaaaaaaaaatccattttatctatatatatatccaCATTTCAACCATTTTTTCATACACCAAACTATATCTTTTAAACCATTTTAAACCCACTTCACACATTTTAtatatctttctcaaatggaattccctaccgattcgacgtttccgatgtctagcgattccgagtcgtcttccgacaacgacacactaaactattttgtgtcggtgtataacgagcttgatgccgagtcgtcccgcccaaagaagaagatggtcggccgtgatcgtatacgtgccaacaaagttttgatgaacgattattttgtggaaaacccgctatacaattccgaaacgtttagagatcgttttcgtttacccaaagaattatttttaaagattgttggagacatcgaggCAAGCGAGGgatggtttcaagaaggttacgatgcgaggggcaaaccaagtttcacgccgattcaaaaatgcacgtccgccattcgccaactagcgacaggtaacccacccgatcaatatgatgaatacctagctatgtctgaaagaacttcacgtgagtgtttgcaatttttttgcaatgCGGTTATTAAGTTGTAttctaacgagtttttacgaaaaccgacgagccacgacatctctCGTATTTATGCCGCAcatgaggctagatggcattttcccgggatgctcggtagcatcgattgtacacatatcgagtggaaaaattgtccaagagagttgcgaggggcgtatgtgaggggagacatcaaaagaccaaccatcatactagaagcggtggcgtcgaatgatttatggatttggcattcgtatttcggtgtcccaggttcaaacaacgacatcaatgtgttgcacacgtcgccgttgttccaaagcgtaacggatggtaccgcaccttcctctcctttctatgtgaacggtcgacattacagacgaggcttttatcttgtcgatggtatctacccgtcttggtctgtttttgtgaaagctccctcatttcccgtcgaggctaaagaaaaggcgttcaaaaaattgcaagaatcggcaagaaaagatgttgagagggcgtttggtgttttaaagggtagatggggtatactacaccgaccggttcgttcgatgaccaagaaagcaatacatagcatagtgtatgcgtgtatcatattgcacaatatgttgatcaaacacgacggacgtgcaatatccccggattgggtaccggatcctcctacacaagttcaagttccacaagatatcaatttacaattgcgtaacgaagaaactcactttcggttgagatacgatttaatcgaactagtaggttctctaggtttggagtttccggattcggacgaggagtaggttttttttttttttttttttttttaaattgtatgttcctagtatgttaaattcgaggagtaggtttttttttttttttttttttaaattgtatgttcctagtatgttaaattgaaatagtatgttttaaaattaatgaaatttttaattttagtgttttattgttaatttctaatttaaaaataaaagttaaaaaaattgggagggagtgatagaatccatcactagtgattccacccctagtccatttctatcactagtgatggaaatatggttgatgacatggcattagttgattggatagtgggagtgatggaatccatcactagtgattccacccctagtcccctaatgGAACTTTGCACGGTGGGCTTCCTCTGGAATTGTAGTGTGTCGGGTCACTAGTGTCGTCTGCATTCGTGGGTGTGGATGATATTCCGTCATTAAGTTTACCTGGTGATCGGTATAACTAAGTTAGAAACTCGTGTATTGCACGGATTGAATAAAGAAAATATTAGTTTGCATCGAAGATTTAGAAATCATAAAACAATGATATTTGACATAATATGACCTATTATTATTGCTTTATTTAATTAACTTTTTAATTTACTTAGAAGTGTAAATTAATAAAAAGAATACGAAATAGTAAGTTAATAAAAGCGAGAAAAAGTCTTGGACTTACATAATTGTGATCCGTGACATAAGGAGTTACTTGTTTACTAGATATATATTTATGTAGTATGTTTaagattagggtttttttttttttttttttgtatagttTTATTAGCATAATTTTTTACTTGTAatatactaattttttttttatataaaacaacTAAGCTCATTTTGATTATTAATGTTGCCACTGCCACCTATAATAATTCATACCCATTGATGGTTTTCATAGATCACGGATGCTCATGTGCCATTGAATTAGTGATTTTAATTTTGATCCTTCAATATTATTTTTCACATAGttggattttttttaatacaaatacAAGCTAATATGCTATTATTTATCAAATTAGGCTTAAAATAATTAAAGTGTGTCGTGGAGGAGTGTGATCTAATAATATTATTATGTTCCTTAGCTGTTTGCTTTTGTGTTTGGTCTATAAATAACGCGTTTTCATAATTGCCGTTTGGTGATATGGATTGGTTTCTAAATTACTCCACCTTTTATGCCGAACTACccgtttttatattataataatatatatattactctctaataataattaaaacataTTTCTGGTACTCTTTTAGACTATCTAGTGAACATATATGGATGTAATATGCACTAATTAGTGCTTTAAAAAAAATGCACTAATTAGTCTATATTAACGAATATAACTCGAATCGTTGGGTGTGCAAAGCTCGATTCAAAC
Coding sequences:
- the LOC110930699 gene encoding calmodulin-like protein 3 yields the protein MAHLPPCRTLIIKPPSPHSLPHLLLQHLQQTQTQTQTLTTTMPRIFLLYNLIYSIFLSFLPKNLRHYLPKSHTQQQQQQIQNDTVSQPSQPPQTPRTSRMNPDQLQRIFQMFDKNNDGTITKHELNESLENMKIFISDEDLVRMIDKVDINNDGCVDLDEFGVLYKEIMDNQENEEDMMEAFNVFDQNRDGFIAVEELRSVLESLGLKQGKVVDDCRRMIMKVDVDGDGRVSFNEFKEMMKSGGFVNLAQS